A genomic stretch from Egibacteraceae bacterium includes:
- the trpS gene encoding tryptophan--tRNA ligase has product MARVLSGVQPTGAPHIGNYLGAWSRWAGEQQADHFFCVVDLHAMTVPYEPGALRERTVDVATWLLASGIDPDIATLFVQSHVREHSELAWILTCLATMGELQRMTQFKEKTVGLESVSAGLLTYPVLQAADILLYQADEVPIGADQRQHLELSRDLAQRFNHRFTDTFTVPVATFPTTGARVMDLQDHTKKMSKSLPPAGTILLSDDEAATRKKVMRAVTDSGSEVRASPDKPAVSNLLDLMAAVTGTDVAALENHFTGTRYGDFKAELAEAVNGVLRPVRERYTQLRAEPDAVREVLVKGADRARTVAADTMGLVRERVGLRGL; this is encoded by the coding sequence GTGGCGAGGGTGTTGAGTGGCGTGCAGCCCACCGGCGCCCCACACATCGGCAACTACCTGGGCGCGTGGTCCCGCTGGGCGGGTGAGCAGCAGGCGGACCACTTCTTCTGTGTCGTGGACCTGCACGCCATGACCGTGCCCTACGAGCCTGGAGCGCTGCGCGAGCGCACCGTCGATGTCGCGACCTGGTTGCTGGCCTCCGGTATCGACCCCGACATCGCCACGCTGTTCGTCCAGTCGCACGTGCGCGAGCACAGCGAGCTGGCGTGGATCCTGACCTGTCTGGCCACGATGGGCGAGCTCCAGCGGATGACCCAGTTCAAGGAGAAGACGGTGGGGCTGGAGTCGGTCTCCGCCGGGCTGCTCACCTACCCGGTGCTGCAGGCCGCCGACATCCTGCTGTACCAGGCGGACGAGGTCCCGATCGGCGCCGACCAGCGCCAGCACCTCGAGCTGTCCCGGGACCTCGCCCAGCGCTTCAACCACCGGTTCACCGACACGTTCACCGTGCCGGTGGCGACGTTCCCGACGACCGGTGCGCGCGTGATGGACCTGCAGGACCACACGAAGAAGATGTCGAAGTCCCTGCCGCCCGCCGGCACGATCCTGCTGAGCGACGACGAGGCCGCCACGCGCAAGAAGGTCATGCGGGCGGTCACCGACTCGGGCTCGGAGGTGCGCGCCAGCCCGGACAAGCCGGCGGTCAGCAACCTGCTGGACCTGATGGCCGCCGTGACCGGGACGGACGTCGCCGCTCTGGAGAACCACTTCACCGGGACGCGCTACGGGGACTTCAAGGCCGAGCTTGCCGAGGCCGTCAACGGCGTCCTGCGTCCGGTCCGGGAGCGGTACACGCAGCTGCGCGCGGAGCCCGACGCGGTGCGGGAGGTGCTGGTCAAGGGCGCCGACCGGGCGCGCACGGTCGCGGCGGACACGATGGGCCTGGTCCGCGAGCGGGTCGGGCTGCGCGGCCTGTGA
- a CDS encoding GNAT family N-acetyltransferase, protein MSEPSLVLRRPADPLTDGVVTLDRFTRDDVVDIVRAIDDEILRWLPLPDPYGETEARGFVAAPPNTASEGAALNFAIRCEARLAGSVGVSISRPRTGEVEVGYWVAPHARHQGVALRAVLLVAGHALAAEGVERLEILCHPDNRASRHVAERAGAQFEGIRRHGLPPPPRQGSTDAAVYALLPEDVAAVHGDPRSGATPRRRSAPGSR, encoded by the coding sequence GTGTCAGAACCATCGCTGGTCCTCCGCCGGCCCGCTGATCCCCTCACCGACGGGGTCGTCACGCTCGACAGGTTCACCCGGGACGACGTCGTGGACATCGTGCGCGCCATCGACGACGAGATCCTGCGGTGGCTGCCGCTGCCCGACCCCTACGGCGAGACCGAGGCCCGCGGCTTCGTCGCGGCGCCCCCGAACACGGCGTCCGAGGGTGCCGCGCTGAACTTCGCGATCCGCTGCGAAGCGCGGCTTGCGGGCTCGGTGGGCGTGTCGATCAGCCGCCCCCGCACCGGGGAGGTGGAGGTCGGGTACTGGGTCGCGCCGCACGCCCGGCACCAGGGGGTCGCCCTGCGAGCCGTGCTGCTGGTGGCCGGCCACGCCCTCGCCGCGGAGGGCGTCGAGCGCCTGGAGATCCTCTGCCACCCGGACAACCGGGCCTCCCGGCACGTCGCCGAACGGGCGGGCGCGCAGTTCGAGGGCATCCGCCGCCACGGCCTGCCCCCACCACCCCGCCAGGGCAGCACCGACGCGGCGGTCTACGCGCTGCTGCCCGAGGACGTCGCCGCCGTCCACGGCGACCCGCGCAGCGGGGCTACGCCCCGGCGTCGGAGCGCGCCTGGATCTCGCTGA